A genomic region of Marinobacter sp. NP-4(2019) contains the following coding sequences:
- the dinG gene encoding ATP-dependent DNA helicase DinG, translated as MALTDDTKQLIQQAYRDVLAGKDIRARYGQRLMIAEIARYMGDITDNDGQRTSPPSACVVEAGTGTGKTLAYLIAAIPVARALGKTLVISTATVALQDQIVHKDLPDLKKHSKMDFTWTLAKGRGRYLCMSRLEARLHDEGNGDSDTMPLFLLDGPGNEEPGTRAFFEDMLASYGSRTWDGDRDHWPDQIPDDIWRQVTTDHRQCTNRHCSYFDSCAFFDARKDLDDADIVVANHDLVLADLALGGGAILPEPENALFIFDEAHHLPDKALNHFAASVPLNATRQWLKQLSQALGKMQPFLAPATQAAKTIDRVSEASRGVDVALTEVYSEAEQNTGWEFSEERRTAQWRYPEGELPEALAGLAANARVATASLVRQLGVLVDELQKAFDERKEHEVDRETAESWYPVIGSFHARAEDQLRLWVAWCETTGSKPVEGEEDSQSEEIAVKPKLKSPPPARWAIRQRWDHAEDITLYSSPVLADNLLYSRLWSRAYGAVLTSATLTALGRFDRLQARAGLPEASRFLVVPSSFRYAEMATVEVPAMTAMPSDDAFTDALVERLPDLWVGEKATLVLFTARRQMQLVRDALAPEYPDLIITQDDMAKGEVLRQHCTRVDEGRPSVLFGVASFAEGIDLPGKYLGHVVITRLPFSVPDDPIEASLAEWVSQRGGNPFMEITVPDASIKLVQAVGRLLRTEQDTGRVTILDRRIVARRYGQLLLDALPPFRRIIEQ; from the coding sequence ATGGCCCTCACAGACGACACCAAACAGCTGATTCAACAGGCCTACCGCGATGTATTGGCAGGAAAGGACATTCGTGCGCGTTATGGCCAGCGCCTGATGATTGCGGAAATCGCCCGTTATATGGGCGATATCACCGATAATGACGGCCAACGAACGTCGCCGCCATCGGCCTGTGTTGTGGAGGCGGGAACCGGTACCGGCAAAACCCTGGCGTACCTGATTGCTGCCATTCCCGTTGCCAGGGCCCTGGGCAAGACCCTGGTGATCTCGACGGCAACGGTGGCACTGCAGGACCAGATCGTTCACAAGGATCTGCCGGATCTCAAGAAACACAGCAAGATGGACTTCACCTGGACCCTGGCCAAGGGGCGGGGGCGCTATCTTTGTATGTCCCGTCTGGAAGCCCGGCTTCATGATGAGGGCAATGGCGACAGCGATACCATGCCGCTGTTCCTGTTGGATGGTCCCGGTAACGAAGAGCCGGGCACCCGTGCCTTCTTCGAGGATATGCTCGCCAGCTACGGTTCCCGGACCTGGGACGGTGACAGGGACCATTGGCCGGATCAGATTCCCGACGATATCTGGCGACAGGTCACCACCGATCACCGTCAGTGTACCAACCGCCATTGCAGTTACTTCGACAGCTGTGCGTTTTTTGACGCCCGCAAAGACCTGGACGACGCCGATATCGTTGTAGCGAACCATGACCTGGTGCTGGCGGATCTGGCCCTTGGCGGCGGCGCTATCCTGCCCGAGCCGGAGAATGCCCTGTTTATCTTTGACGAGGCCCATCACCTGCCGGACAAGGCATTGAACCACTTTGCCGCATCGGTTCCGTTGAACGCGACCCGCCAGTGGCTTAAACAGCTGTCCCAGGCTTTGGGAAAAATGCAGCCGTTCCTGGCGCCGGCCACCCAGGCCGCCAAAACCATTGATCGCGTCAGCGAAGCGTCCCGTGGGGTCGATGTGGCCCTGACGGAGGTTTACAGCGAAGCGGAGCAGAATACCGGATGGGAGTTCAGCGAAGAACGCCGCACTGCCCAGTGGCGGTATCCGGAAGGGGAATTGCCGGAAGCTCTGGCCGGGTTGGCCGCCAATGCACGGGTCGCAACGGCCAGCCTGGTGCGACAGCTGGGTGTTCTGGTGGATGAACTCCAGAAGGCGTTCGACGAACGCAAGGAACATGAGGTGGACCGGGAAACTGCTGAATCCTGGTATCCGGTGATTGGCTCCTTTCATGCCCGAGCCGAAGATCAACTTCGTCTCTGGGTCGCCTGGTGTGAAACCACGGGCAGCAAACCCGTTGAAGGCGAAGAAGACTCACAGAGTGAAGAAATCGCCGTAAAACCAAAACTGAAAAGCCCGCCGCCGGCTCGTTGGGCGATTCGCCAGCGTTGGGATCACGCCGAGGACATTACCCTGTACAGCAGTCCGGTACTGGCCGATAACCTGCTGTATTCGCGGCTATGGTCCCGGGCGTACGGTGCGGTTCTGACCAGTGCGACGTTGACCGCACTCGGTCGTTTTGACCGGCTCCAGGCAAGGGCGGGGTTACCGGAAGCCAGTCGTTTCCTGGTGGTACCCAGTTCCTTCCGTTACGCCGAGATGGCCACAGTGGAAGTGCCCGCCATGACAGCGATGCCGAGTGATGATGCCTTCACCGATGCCCTGGTGGAACGTTTGCCGGATCTTTGGGTGGGCGAGAAGGCAACCCTCGTACTGTTTACCGCCCGTCGTCAGATGCAGTTGGTGCGTGATGCCCTGGCGCCGGAGTATCCCGACCTGATCATTACCCAGGACGATATGGCCAAGGGAGAGGTGCTGCGCCAGCACTGTACCCGGGTGGACGAGGGGAGGCCCAGCGTACTTTTCGGCGTGGCCAGCTTTGCCGAGGGCATTGACCTGCCGGGCAAATACCTGGGTCATGTGGTTATCACGCGCTTACCGTTCTCGGTGCCGGATGACCCGATAGAGGCCAGTCTGGCGGAATGGGTCTCCCAGAGGGGCGGAAACCCCTTTATGGAAATTACCGTGCCGGACGCGTCCATCAAGCTGGTTCAGGCGGTTGGCCGGTTGCTTAGGACGGAGCAGGATACCGGGCGAGTAACGATTCTTGATCGGCGCATTGTGGCCCGTCGCTATGGACAGTTATTGCTGGACGCCTTGCCGCCGTTTCGACGCATCATCGAGCAGTAG
- a CDS encoding general secretion pathway protein GspB — MSYILDALRKSETERRQGKVPDLGQQVQLIHKPRKKSVPAAVWVAVALIINAAVLAVIFWPGGLTAVGDEAEKPGADRHVQAAEPESKTESRQTPEEAPISDQPPETDTAGIVPESSVDEPPVDAIAESGGAEPRLRPTVIVPNRTVSEPVPTQPEQEPVGRVPHLVELPLPFQKSIPDLIFNSHIYSSEPTARRVMINNQYMRAGDSFSGIRVERITEDGVVLSKNGRQFRVGVVRDWMSPR; from the coding sequence ATGTCCTATATCCTGGATGCTCTGAGGAAATCCGAGACTGAACGCCGTCAGGGTAAGGTACCGGATCTGGGTCAGCAGGTTCAGCTTATCCATAAGCCTCGTAAAAAGTCTGTGCCGGCGGCCGTCTGGGTCGCGGTTGCGTTGATTATCAATGCTGCGGTCCTGGCGGTGATTTTCTGGCCCGGTGGTTTAACCGCGGTGGGTGATGAAGCGGAAAAGCCCGGCGCTGATCGGCATGTACAAGCCGCGGAACCAGAATCGAAAACCGAGTCTCGACAAACCCCGGAGGAAGCCCCGATTTCCGATCAGCCCCCTGAAACAGACACTGCCGGGATCGTACCGGAGTCGTCCGTTGACGAGCCGCCGGTGGATGCCATCGCCGAGAGTGGCGGGGCAGAGCCCCGTCTTCGTCCGACCGTGATTGTACCCAACCGGACGGTGTCTGAGCCGGTGCCAACTCAGCCTGAGCAGGAGCCGGTGGGTCGTGTGCCCCACCTGGTTGAATTACCCCTGCCATTCCAGAAGAGTATTCCCGATTTGATTTTCAACAGTCATATTTACTCGTCAGAACCGACTGCCCGACGGGTGATGATTAACAATCAGTACATGAGAGCTGGCGACAGCTTCTCGGGCATCCGCGTTGAGCGCATCACCGAAGACGGCGTGGTTCTGAGCAAGAATGGTCGCCAGTTCCGCGTCGGTGTGGTTCGCGACTGGATGAGTCCCCGCTGA
- a CDS encoding AAA family ATPase, producing MYYDFFGFREPPFSIAPDPRYLFLSERHKEALAHLMYGVQGQGGFIVITGEVGTGKTTVSRCFIENVPDHVDIALILNPRLSARELLSSICDELEIPHPVGASIKQLVDLINTDLLKAHGAGRHKVLMIDEAQNLSADVLEQLRLLTNLETAEKKLLQIVLLGQPELQELLARPELRQLNQRVTARYHLDALSRDELPGYLRYRLGVAGLRADIFTGGAIKKLFKVSNGIPRLINLISDRALLGAYAEGEHVITASHIRTAAKEVNGSRSPAARPVSGRGVDKPRYLALAASVLVAIIGTVWLFERWQVGAEASTPLTGEQGVAVTGTIERADPVPEPESPEPLPEPVAEPARLFEFDTHGQSQANAFRSLFDLWGADYVPSDNPEACIFARIRGLACLARQGTRRSLELLNRPAILELRNAEGQRRYVTIQHLDGKQAVVATPEGTESYSFDSLEAFWFGEFTVLWQLPPYMDDSEDSSEASTEQLWLSSRMMELADLLSTGREQSDQIKRMETREQVRWYQQKKGLVVDGIAGAMTLIQITNDLDEKVPRLVSTGASQGDH from the coding sequence ATGTACTACGATTTTTTCGGTTTTCGGGAACCCCCGTTTTCGATTGCTCCGGACCCCCGTTATCTGTTTCTGAGCGAGCGTCATAAAGAGGCGCTTGCACACCTGATGTACGGCGTTCAGGGGCAGGGTGGTTTTATTGTGATTACCGGTGAGGTGGGTACCGGTAAGACTACCGTGAGCCGCTGTTTTATTGAGAACGTCCCGGATCATGTCGATATTGCTTTGATTCTCAACCCCCGGCTATCCGCCAGGGAACTGTTGTCATCCATTTGCGACGAGCTTGAGATTCCCCATCCGGTCGGGGCCAGCATCAAACAGTTGGTGGATCTGATCAACACCGACTTGCTCAAGGCCCATGGGGCCGGGCGACACAAGGTTCTGATGATTGACGAAGCCCAGAACCTGTCCGCCGACGTGCTTGAACAGCTGCGCCTGTTAACCAATCTGGAAACGGCGGAGAAGAAACTGCTCCAGATCGTCCTGCTGGGTCAGCCCGAGCTTCAGGAATTACTGGCACGACCGGAGCTTCGTCAGCTCAACCAGCGTGTCACCGCGCGCTATCATCTGGACGCCCTGAGCAGGGATGAGCTGCCGGGGTATCTGAGGTATCGACTGGGGGTGGCCGGTCTAAGGGCGGATATATTCACTGGCGGCGCCATCAAGAAGCTGTTTAAAGTCAGCAACGGTATCCCCCGGCTAATCAACCTGATCAGTGATCGCGCACTGCTCGGCGCTTATGCCGAGGGTGAGCATGTGATTACCGCAAGTCATATCCGCACGGCAGCAAAAGAAGTGAACGGCAGCCGTTCCCCAGCCGCGCGACCGGTATCAGGACGCGGTGTCGATAAGCCCCGATACCTTGCCCTGGCGGCCTCGGTGCTGGTGGCCATTATCGGTACTGTCTGGCTGTTTGAGCGCTGGCAGGTGGGCGCCGAGGCCTCCACGCCGCTGACCGGGGAACAGGGCGTCGCTGTTACTGGTACCATTGAGCGCGCTGATCCCGTACCCGAGCCTGAATCTCCGGAACCGTTACCCGAGCCTGTGGCAGAACCGGCCCGATTGTTCGAGTTCGACACACACGGTCAGTCACAGGCCAATGCTTTTCGTAGTCTCTTTGATCTCTGGGGAGCCGACTACGTCCCTTCCGATAACCCTGAGGCCTGCATATTCGCCCGGATTAGAGGCCTCGCCTGTCTGGCACGACAGGGCACACGCCGAAGCCTCGAGCTGCTCAACCGACCGGCGATCCTGGAGCTCCGCAATGCTGAGGGGCAGCGGCGCTATGTGACTATTCAGCATCTTGATGGAAAACAGGCTGTTGTGGCGACGCCAGAAGGTACCGAGAGCTATTCGTTCGATTCCCTGGAAGCATTCTGGTTCGGCGAATTTACCGTACTGTGGCAGTTGCCGCCCTATATGGACGACAGCGAAGACAGCAGCGAGGCCAGCACCGAACAGCTTTGGCTGAGCTCCCGAATGATGGAGTTGGCGGATCTGCTGTCCACCGGGCGCGAGCAAAGTGACCAGATCAAGCGTATGGAAACCCGCGAGCAGGTACGCTGGTACCAGCAGAAAAAAGGGCTTGTGGTGGATGGCATTGCTGGCGCCATGACACTCATCCAGATCACCAACGACCTGGATGAAAAGGTACCAAGGCTGGTGTCGACCGGTGCGTCGCAGGGGGATCACTGA
- a CDS encoding DUF3336 domain-containing protein, whose product MTDDRIRKFRKMLAEAPNYEVWKAAALELDFLEGNVEWKEDFVSDLYHYELIYDRLSNLRQYRQQNDFERLKRALREGLHHDLGNMGNAALYSRSRVGTKHLVEEYITQVCEALDFLCDHPVPGFPVSDKLQFFRDTLTSYGRPTLLLSGGATLGMFHFGVIKALWEKGLLPQVVAGSSIGAIIAGILGVHTDAEIPEMLVPEHHHLKAWKWRGLISAMRGDGLMDQDQLKACLRANIGEYTFEEAFQRTGRSINVSVSPVQTHQKARLLCGYTSPYILVWSAAMASAAVPGIYPPVTLMKKDIHGNSLPYMPRLKFVDGSVVSDLPIERLMHLYDVNFTIVSQTNPHVVPFLNRRGRDEKLSLANLPMHLLKSEIQFHGQGLFDYLRKRVRPEIMRQVSGQLYTIMAQRYSGDVTIAPSYRLRHFRRMLANPEPEYVREMILAGERATWPKISMIRSHARISKTLERCVRRLKHQQKRANAELKLVSNADSGTS is encoded by the coding sequence ATGACCGATGACCGCATTCGCAAGTTTCGTAAAATGCTGGCGGAGGCACCCAATTACGAGGTCTGGAAAGCCGCCGCCCTCGAACTCGACTTCCTTGAGGGCAATGTCGAGTGGAAAGAGGATTTTGTTTCCGACCTTTATCACTATGAGCTGATCTATGACCGGCTCAGCAACCTTCGCCAGTATCGACAGCAGAACGATTTCGAGCGTTTGAAACGAGCGTTACGGGAAGGTCTCCACCACGATCTGGGCAACATGGGCAATGCCGCCCTCTACAGTCGGTCCCGCGTGGGCACCAAGCATCTGGTTGAGGAATACATCACCCAGGTCTGCGAAGCGCTGGATTTCCTCTGTGATCACCCTGTTCCAGGGTTTCCTGTGTCCGACAAGCTGCAATTTTTCCGGGATACCCTGACCAGCTACGGTCGCCCGACGCTGTTGCTCAGTGGCGGGGCGACGTTGGGTATGTTCCATTTTGGTGTGATCAAGGCATTGTGGGAAAAGGGCCTGTTGCCGCAGGTGGTGGCGGGCTCCAGTATCGGGGCGATTATTGCCGGAATACTGGGTGTTCACACCGATGCGGAAATTCCTGAAATGCTGGTGCCGGAGCACCATCACCTGAAAGCCTGGAAGTGGCGTGGCCTGATCAGTGCGATGCGGGGGGACGGGCTGATGGACCAGGATCAGTTGAAAGCCTGTCTGAGAGCGAATATTGGTGAGTATACGTTCGAGGAGGCGTTTCAACGTACCGGTCGTTCCATCAACGTCAGCGTATCGCCTGTACAGACGCATCAGAAGGCGCGGTTATTGTGTGGCTATACTTCGCCTTATATTCTGGTGTGGAGTGCCGCCATGGCCAGTGCTGCGGTCCCGGGCATTTACCCACCGGTGACCCTGATGAAGAAGGATATACACGGAAACTCGCTGCCGTACATGCCCCGGTTGAAATTCGTGGATGGATCGGTGGTCAGCGACTTGCCGATTGAACGGCTGATGCACCTTTATGACGTCAACTTCACCATTGTCAGTCAGACCAACCCCCACGTTGTGCCGTTTCTTAATCGACGCGGCCGGGATGAAAAGCTGAGCCTCGCAAACCTTCCGATGCACCTGCTTAAATCCGAGATCCAGTTTCACGGGCAGGGGCTGTTTGATTATCTTCGCAAGCGGGTTCGCCCTGAGATCATGCGTCAGGTGTCGGGCCAACTGTATACCATCATGGCCCAGCGTTATTCGGGGGATGTCACCATCGCACCGTCATACCGGTTACGGCATTTCCGGCGTATGCTGGCGAACCCGGAGCCAGAATATGTCCGGGAGATGATCCTGGCGGGGGAGCGGGCCACCTGGCCAAAGATTTCGATGATCCGTTCCCATGCGCGTATCTCGAAGACCCTGGAGCGTTGTGTCCGGCGACTCAAACATCAGCAGAAACGGGCAAACGCCGAGCTCAAACTGGTAAGCAATGCAGATTCCGGTACCTCCTGA
- a CDS encoding VacJ family lipoprotein: protein MQVAAQNVQEPAPEMSSPVNETDPYEDWNRKVYGFNETIDNWFLRPVAKAYRWAMPDFADRAVTNFFNNLTEVRNFANSLFQLKGESAVVAAGRFTYNTVFGLGGLIDVATAFDLPERPEDFGQTLGYWGVDSGPYLMLPFLGPSNPRDFAGFGTDLLLLPSAWDAAEEPDVYFARTLQIVDKRADLIPAESFMSGDGYTFVRNAYLQRREYLINDGKTTSDPFADEDDDLMLEDF, encoded by the coding sequence ATGCAGGTGGCAGCCCAGAATGTGCAGGAACCAGCCCCCGAGATGTCCAGTCCGGTCAACGAAACGGATCCTTATGAAGACTGGAATCGCAAGGTATATGGTTTCAACGAGACCATCGATAACTGGTTTCTAAGACCTGTAGCCAAGGCGTACCGGTGGGCAATGCCGGACTTTGCCGACCGAGCCGTGACCAATTTTTTCAATAACCTGACCGAAGTCCGTAATTTCGCAAACAGTCTGTTCCAGCTCAAGGGCGAATCCGCTGTTGTGGCGGCAGGCCGCTTCACCTACAACACGGTTTTTGGGCTGGGAGGATTGATTGACGTCGCGACTGCCTTCGATCTTCCGGAGCGTCCGGAGGATTTTGGTCAGACCCTGGGTTATTGGGGTGTTGATTCCGGTCCCTACCTGATGCTGCCATTCCTGGGTCCGTCCAACCCCAGGGATTTTGCCGGGTTCGGGACCGACCTGCTGCTTCTCCCATCTGCCTGGGATGCTGCCGAGGAGCCGGATGTCTATTTCGCCAGGACGCTGCAGATCGTGGATAAACGGGCCGATCTCATCCCTGCGGAAAGCTTTATGTCCGGGGACGGCTATACTTTCGTCAGGAACGCGTATCTGCAGCGTCGGGAATACCTGATTAATGATGGCAAGACGACATCCGACCCGTTTGCAGATGAAGACGATGATCTGATGCTGGAAGATTTCTGA
- a CDS encoding acyl-CoA thioesterase, which yields MSVPGNLVNTLSVPLRWGDMDAYGHANNTVYFRFFEEARIVWLRSLELGGPEAADGPIIIKTSATFLKELNHPATVVVKTYADKAGNTSLDTYHTLTDADTGELYAEGYAKIVWFDRAARSSTRLPDKLRALAAE from the coding sequence ATGTCAGTACCGGGAAATCTAGTCAACACCTTGTCCGTTCCCCTTCGCTGGGGAGATATGGATGCTTACGGCCATGCCAACAATACGGTCTATTTCCGATTCTTCGAGGAAGCCCGGATCGTATGGCTGAGATCCCTTGAATTAGGCGGTCCCGAGGCAGCCGATGGGCCGATCATTATAAAGACCAGCGCCACCTTTCTGAAGGAGCTGAATCACCCGGCCACCGTTGTGGTGAAAACATACGCCGACAAGGCCGGCAATACCAGTCTGGATACGTATCATACCCTGACGGATGCCGACACAGGTGAACTGTATGCCGAGGGTTACGCCAAGATTGTCTGGTTCGATCGGGCAGCCCGTTCCTCCACCCGACTGCCGGACAAACTCAGGGCCCTGGCAGCCGAATGA
- a CDS encoding beta-ketoacyl-ACP synthase III, producing the protein MIKAVISGTGLYTPPATIDNDELVEAFNAFVEIHNGQHADEIARGELEALQPSSSSFIEKASGIKRRHVIDKSGILDPERMAPHIPERGNDEPSVQCDMSVAACKEALEQAGKTAADVDAVIVACSNMQRPYPAISIEVQNALGIDGFAYDMNVACSSATFGLQAAVNSVENGSARAVLVVSPEICSGHLNFRDRDSHFIFGDACTAILVEREEDTASGQGFEILGTSLKTKFSNNIRNNFGFLNRGDESGIGKPDKLFVQQGRKVFKEVSPLVAETILNQLNGLSLAPDDLRRMWLHQANLNMNQLIARKVLGRDADTDEAPVILDEYANTSSAGSIIAFHKHKDDLKSGDLGVICSFGAGYSIGSVVVRRR; encoded by the coding sequence GTGATTAAAGCCGTCATCAGCGGAACCGGTCTGTATACACCGCCTGCAACCATCGACAACGACGAACTGGTGGAGGCATTCAATGCCTTCGTTGAGATTCATAATGGCCAACATGCCGACGAAATCGCCCGGGGCGAACTGGAAGCTCTGCAGCCTTCCTCCTCCAGTTTCATTGAAAAGGCATCCGGCATTAAACGTCGTCACGTGATCGACAAGAGCGGCATTCTGGATCCGGAGCGAATGGCACCGCACATTCCCGAGCGCGGGAACGATGAGCCCTCGGTGCAGTGTGATATGTCGGTGGCTGCCTGCAAGGAGGCCCTGGAGCAAGCCGGGAAGACCGCGGCGGATGTGGATGCGGTGATCGTTGCCTGTTCCAACATGCAGCGTCCTTACCCGGCCATTTCCATTGAAGTCCAGAATGCCCTGGGGATCGATGGGTTCGCCTATGACATGAACGTAGCCTGCAGTTCAGCAACGTTTGGTCTTCAGGCGGCGGTCAATTCCGTGGAGAACGGCAGCGCCCGCGCGGTGTTGGTGGTCAGCCCTGAGATCTGCTCCGGCCACCTGAATTTCCGGGACCGCGACAGCCACTTCATTTTCGGCGATGCCTGCACCGCCATACTGGTGGAGCGTGAGGAAGATACGGCTTCGGGGCAGGGATTCGAAATTCTCGGCACCAGTCTCAAGACCAAGTTCTCCAACAACATCCGTAATAACTTTGGTTTCCTGAACCGGGGAGATGAGTCCGGAATTGGCAAGCCGGACAAGCTGTTTGTGCAGCAGGGCCGGAAGGTATTCAAGGAAGTATCGCCGTTGGTTGCCGAAACTATCCTGAATCAACTGAACGGGCTGTCACTGGCGCCAGACGACCTGCGTCGCATGTGGCTGCACCAGGCCAACCTGAACATGAACCAGTTGATTGCCCGCAAGGTCCTGGGTCGCGATGCCGATACCGATGAGGCGCCGGTGATTCTTGACGAGTACGCCAACACCAGTTCGGCCGGTTCCATCATTGCTTTCCATAAACACAAGGATGACCTGAAATCCGGTGATCTGGGCGTGATCTGCTCCTTCGGGGCCGGTTATTCTATCGGCAGCGTCGTTGTACGCCGCCGATAA